CCACGCGCGCGTGAACGATGTGAAAGACTATGACGCGCTATACCAACGCCTGATCGAGAAGGTCGACCTCAGCGATGTCTCAGCCAGCTTCGTGATGGAAGAGCTAAAGGAAACGACAGAACTGTCGCTTTAAGACCTGACAGTTTGAACAGCGCGGCCTAGAACGGTCCAGAAATCGAAAGCCGAGCCATGCCTTATCTGATCCTGATCCTTGCTGTCATCGCCGAGACCATCGGCACTACCGCCCTGCAGGCCAGCCAGCAGTTCACGCGGCTTGGACCGTCACTGACGGTCGTCGTGGCCTATGCGATCAGCTTCTTCCTGTTGGGCTGGGCGTTGAAATACATGGCAGTCGGGGTCGCCTATGCAATCTGGTCGGGACTTGGGATCGTTTTGATTGCCGCCATTGGATACGCGCTTTTTGGTCAGAAACTGGACCTGCCTGCCCTTCTTGGCCTATCGATGATCCTTGGCGGCATCCTGATCATTCACCTGTTTTCAAACTCGGCTCAGCACTGAACGGGTGAAATACCCCGAATTAGCGCATTTCTACTGGCAATCGCTCCATAACCGGGCTATGCGCGCCCTAACTTATCCCTTTTTCATTCGAAGGTGGCCCTTATGGACCTGCGCAATATTGCGATCATCGCACACGTTGACCACGGCAAAACAACCCTTGTTGACGAGCTTCTGAAACAATCCGGTGCGTTCCGGGAAAACCAGGCCGTTGCCGAACGCGCTATGGACAATGACGCCATCGAACGCGAGCGTGGCATCACGATTTTCGCCAAACCGACCTCGGTTGAATGGAAAGGCACACGCATCAACATCGTTGACACCCCGGGCCACGCCGATTTCGGTGGCGAGGTTGAGCGGATCCTGTCGATGGTGGATGGCGTTGTCCTGCTGGTGGATGCCGCTGAAGGCCCGATGCCTCAAACTAAGTTCGTAACCTCGAAAGCGCTGGCACTGGGCCTGCGCCCGATCGTGGTTCTGAACAAAGTGGACAAGCCCGACGCAGAACCCGATCGCGCGCTGGACGAATGCTTTGACCTGTTTGCCAGCCTTGAAGCCACCGAAGACCAACTCGATTTCCCGCACATGTATGCGTCGGGCCGTTCGGGCTGGGCTGATCACGAGCTTGATGGACCGCGCGCAGACCTTCACGCGTTGTTTGACCTGATCGTCAACCACGTCCCCGCCCCGAAGCAAATCGCGCATCAGGGCGAAGACTTCCGTATGCTGGCCACCACATTGGGATCGGACCCGTTCGTTGGTCGTATCCTGACAGGTCGCGTTGAAAGCGGCACGCTGAAAGTCGGTGCTACCGTTCAGGCCCTCAGCCGTATCGGCCAAAAGATCGAACAATTCCGCGTCACCAAGATCCGCGCATTCCGCGGGCTGGAAGAGGCCGACATCGACGAAGCGCAGGCCGGCGACATCGTGTCGATTGCGGGCATGTCAAAAGCTACGGTGGCTGACACGATCTGTGCATTGGCGGTTGATACTCCCCTGGACGCCCAGCCGATCGATCCGCCAACCATCACCGTGACCTTCGGGATCAATGACAGCCCGTTGGCCGGCCGTGACGGCAAGAAAGTTCAGTCGCGCGTCATCCGTGACCGTCTGATGAAAGAGGCGGAATCGAACGTCGCCATCAAGATCGAAGACACCCCCGGCGGTGAGGCCTTTGAGGTTTCTGGCCGTGGCGAACTCCAGATGGGTGTTCTGATCGAGAACATGCGCCGCGAAGGGTTCGAACTGTCGATCTCGCGCCCGCAGGTGATCATGAAAGAAGAAAACGGTGTCCGCATGGAGCCCGTCGAAGAAGCCACAATCGACGTGGATGACGAATACTCCGGCGCCGTGATCGAAAAGCTGACCGGTGCGCGCAAAGGCGAACTGGTCGAAATGAAACCCGCTGGTGCTGGCAAAACGCGTATCATCGCGCATGTGCCTTCGCGCGGTTTGATTGGTTATCATGGCGAGTTTCTGACCGACACACGCGGCACCGGTGTGCTGAACCGTGTGTTCCACGGCTGGACCGAACACAAAGGCTCCATCCCAGGTCGTCGCGCAGGTGTTCTGATCTCGATGGAGAACGGACAATCGGTGGCATTCGCACTGTGGAACCTTGAAGATCGCGGCAAGATGTTCATCAGCTCTCAGGTTGATGTATATCAAGGCATGATCATCGGAGAACATAGCCGTGAAAACGACCTCGAGGTGAACCCGCTGAAAGGTAAGAAACTGACCAACGTACGTGCATCGGGAACCGACGAAGCGGTACGCCTGACCACGCCGGTTACGCTCTCGTTGGAAGAGGCAATTGCCTACATCAACGACGACGAACTGGTCGAAGTGACGCCCGAAAACGTGCGCCTGCGCAAACGCTATCTGGATCCGCACGAGCGCAAACGCCAAGCGCGCGCAGCACAGTAACGTGTTTCACATTTGAGAATAATTAAGGGGCCGAAAGGCCCCTTTTTCTTTTATATCAGTATGTTAGATGGGCTTATTCATCTATCTCTACAATCAGCAACTCACGCTCGGACGCGTTACGCGCATGGCTTAGCGCTTCTTGATATTCGGGCGAATGATAGCAAGCCTCAGCTGCCTCCACGCTTTCAAACTTGGCGACCACGTTGCGCGGGCGGTCCTTTCCCTCAAGCTGAACATAGCGTCCGCCACGGGCGATAAACTTGCCGCCATGCTTCGCAACGGCGGGTCCGGCCAACTTGGCGTATTTACCATAGGCATCTTCATCCGTGACGGTGACGTGAGCAATCCAAAGGGCGGGCATGGGCAGTTCTCCAGTATAAAAAAGGCCGCGTATCGAACAAACGATACGCGGCCTTAATACGTTTGGAAAGAGCGACTTAGCCCGCGATGGTGGCTTCTGCTGCTGCGATGGCTTCAGCGGATTTCGATGCGTCCGCACCGCCACCCTGCGCCAGTTCGGGACGGCCACCGCCACCCTTACCGCCCAATTCAGGCACAGCAGCCTTCACCAGATCGACAGCCGACAGC
The Aliiroseovarius pelagivivens DNA segment above includes these coding regions:
- a CDS encoding DMT family transporter; the protein is MPYLILILAVIAETIGTTALQASQQFTRLGPSLTVVVAYAISFFLLGWALKYMAVGVAYAIWSGLGIVLIAAIGYALFGQKLDLPALLGLSMILGGILIIHLFSNSAQH
- the typA gene encoding translational GTPase TypA encodes the protein MDLRNIAIIAHVDHGKTTLVDELLKQSGAFRENQAVAERAMDNDAIERERGITIFAKPTSVEWKGTRINIVDTPGHADFGGEVERILSMVDGVVLLVDAAEGPMPQTKFVTSKALALGLRPIVVLNKVDKPDAEPDRALDECFDLFASLEATEDQLDFPHMYASGRSGWADHELDGPRADLHALFDLIVNHVPAPKQIAHQGEDFRMLATTLGSDPFVGRILTGRVESGTLKVGATVQALSRIGQKIEQFRVTKIRAFRGLEEADIDEAQAGDIVSIAGMSKATVADTICALAVDTPLDAQPIDPPTITVTFGINDSPLAGRDGKKVQSRVIRDRLMKEAESNVAIKIEDTPGGEAFEVSGRGELQMGVLIENMRREGFELSISRPQVIMKEENGVRMEPVEEATIDVDDEYSGAVIEKLTGARKGELVEMKPAGAGKTRIIAHVPSRGLIGYHGEFLTDTRGTGVLNRVFHGWTEHKGSIPGRRAGVLISMENGQSVAFALWNLEDRGKMFISSQVDVYQGMIIGEHSRENDLEVNPLKGKKLTNVRASGTDEAVRLTTPVTLSLEEAIAYINDDELVEVTPENVRLRKRYLDPHERKRQARAAQ
- a CDS encoding DUF1330 domain-containing protein, whose product is MPALWIAHVTVTDEDAYGKYAKLAGPAVAKHGGKFIARGGRYVQLEGKDRPRNVVAKFESVEAAEACYHSPEYQEALSHARNASERELLIVEIDE